From one Esox lucius isolate fEsoLuc1 chromosome 11, fEsoLuc1.pri, whole genome shotgun sequence genomic stretch:
- the LOC105012999 gene encoding SH3 and multiple ankyrin repeat domains protein 1 isoform X1, giving the protein MTMPLSPLSSDEDRHRMLGNPRHLYPGAEEEEEEEEEEEEGDDDDRDDEGEDVENGELEGEEEDEEEEVEEVRRGGRDEGYRQSVKMAGRPPGDRQIRPGNTGHAANPYSSNPGPNHQQPANQQQKRLRERSSSTAPPEDAHIAMMVFRIGIPDIKQTKCLRFNPDATVWKAKQQVLCSLTESLRDVLNYGLFQPATDGHDAKFLEEERLLREYPQSFEKGVPYLEFRYKTRVYKQTNLDEKQLAKLHTKASLKKFMDYIQSGSVDKMAKFLDKGLDPNYQDPDTGETPLTLAVQCEPGGGEAIRVLVLGGAHLDFRAKDGLTPLHKAVRSHGHTALLTLLSLGASPDYKDRRGLTPLYHTVLTGGDTSCCETLLYHHAKLAVRDENGWDETHQACQNGNSQHLEHLLFYGADSTSQNASGNTALHICALYNKESCARILLYRGANKDTKNNSGQTPFQVAVMSGHFELGEIIKNHRDTDVVPFLESPKYAPQRRESAPRTLAPPHPHPFLRANSDNSMNLPDWMALPNTTGSNIVSVQGYKHSGTLRSSSSPRGARTRSPSRGRIGDKDDRSRQSRRQGGGVGGVGSVSSGAGIAAGGQRRRLYSAVPGRVFVATRSHSAQGDREISFSKGDKVKVLSVGEGGFWEGTVKGRTGWFPSDCVEEVAVRSQDNRSESRSDKAKRLFRHYTVGSYDSFDAPSDYIIKEKTVLLQKKDSEGFGFVLRGAKAQTPIEEFTPTPAFPALQYLESVDEGGVAWRAGLRMGDFLIEVNGQNVVKVGHRQVVNMIRQGGNALMVKVVMVTRNPDMEEGQRKKIPQQSKRLTTPAIALRSKSMTSELEEMVERAATPWKKKTELESSQVTEKKRTVYQMALNKLDEILAAAQQTISTNEGQGARVQGTKRDRGRGSFYANEPNYDQSGMTMTGLGYDRAQFVSGHAPPHGMLRQKSIGVPEEDKSYLNPPAMKLSRSLSVPSPDDIPPPPTTAPPDPPFSSAPPLGWRGAKSSQQPSVSVSQSTSTAAHYQLYSQSVHFTHGGRERSGAPSTGPGGGGVDHAHQYSNAPAHSAQSRTASRKGGYQGEPVGPGGAGVGAKATGLRRGYSNAVPPSSIATVMPLQQQAAQSQAQRVERSTGGGAPKGVGARRGKGPLVKQSKVEDLRAGQGTSVEKSSIPIPTIIVKAPSTSSSGRSSQGSSVEAEQPPPGEPDTTPHRPPSTPAPQPPAPPSIPAPPPPTLRGQDSDFTSQFGAAIVGAARRDRERFHEARRKSASIFMSAEEELGPGGGGAGRTQAAQHEQLSSQPGVPAPRLRPSKSIDEGMFSGDTFIQHTRSMPPAFGLPEYSSPAPDYQPKSVPADFYGASGRQQQQQQQQQIHSGTTFIHPLTGKVLDPSSPLGLALAARERALKDDGRLRRERGAEHQFGRQMSTAGAFPSQATAPGPASSASQPSSSSYLVTSSSLAATTHSIGRPPSPRILRSAGWGEEGGGAEREREGGGAREGLRVRFSEDKTIHTHHYQSQPYQPTYKEERERERERSRERSRERSRERDRDRESYIEQQATQQPPQPSHQPPRRPSFLRMESEAGAYILSLTPPSPPRHSRPVSSSGGRGFWRQWPHGSATPCPLGGCG; this is encoded by the exons AAGTGTTTGCGGTTCAACCCGGATGCAACTGTGTGGAAAGCCAAGCAGCAAGTATTGTGTTCTCTAACAGAGTCGCTGCGTGACGTGTTGAACTATGGCCTGTTCCAACCGGCCACCGATGGCCATGACGCCAAGttcctggaggaggagaggttgcTGCGAGAGTACCCACAATCCTTTGAGAAAGGGGTACCATATTTGGAG TTTCGCTATAAGACGAGAGTCTACAAACAGACCAACCTAGATGAGAAACAGTTGGCTAAACTGCACACTAAG gccagtctgaagaAGTTTATGGATTACATTCAAAGTGGCTCTGTGGACAAGATGGCCAAGTTCTTGGATAAAGGACTTGACCCCAACTACCAGGACCCTGACACGGGAG AGACCCCTCTGACCTTAGCCGTGCAGTGTGAGCCGGGCGGAGGGGAGGCCATAAGGGTGCTGGTGCTGGGAGGGGCTCACCTGGACTTCAGGGCAAAAGACGGACTCACACCTTTACACAAGGCTGTCCGCAGCCACGGCCACACGGCCCTACTG ACCCTGTTGTCTCTGGGGGCGTCTCCGGACTATAAGGACCGGCGAGGGCTGACCCCGCTCTACCACACTGTGCTGACAGGGGGCGACACTTCCTGCTGTGAGACGCTGCTCTACCACCACGCCAAGCTGGCTGTCAGGGATGAGAACGGCTGGGATGAGACACACCAG GCCTGTCAGAATGGCAACTCCCAGCATCTGGAGCACCTTCTTTTCTATGGGGCAGACTCCACATCCCAGAATGCCTCAGGAAACACTGCCTTGCACATTTGTGCTTTATACAACAAG GAAAGCTGTGCACGAATTCTGTTGTACAGGGGGGCAAATAAAGACACAAAGAATAACAGTGGGCAGACCCCATTTCAG GTGGCTGTCATGTCCGGTCATTTTGAGCTAGGAGAGATCATCAAAAACCACCGGGACACAGATGTAG TACCTTTTCTTGAATCGCCCAAATACGCTCCTCAGAGGCGAGAGAGTGCTCCACGGACCCTGGCCCCACCCCATCCGCACCCCTTCCTGCGGGCCAACAGTGATAACAGCATGAACCTGCCTGATTGGATGGCCCTGCCCAATACCACAGGCTCCAACATCGTCTCAGTACAG ggtTATAAGCATTCAGGTACCCTGCGAAGCTCCAGTAGTCCCCGCGGGGCGCGGACTCGCTCCCCGTCCCGAGGCAGAATAGGGGATAAGGAtgataggagccggcagagtcGGAGACAGGGTGGAGGAGTAGGAGG GGTGGGGTCTGTCAGCAGTGGTGCTGGTATAGCAGCAGGGGGCCAGCGGAGGCGTCTCTACAGCGCCGTCCCAGGACGGGTGTTTGTGGCCACTCGTTCCCACTCTGCCCAGGGAGACCGAGAGATCAGCTTCAGCAAGGGAGACAAAgtaaaag TGCTGAGTGTGGGCGAGGGGGGGTTCTGGGAGGGCACGGTTAAGGGACGGACCGGCTGGTTCCCCTCAGACTGTGTAGAGGAGGTGGCAGTCCGTAGCCAGGACAACCGTTCAG AGAGCCGCAGTGACAAAGCCAAAAGACTGTTCCGCCATTACACAGTGGGCTCCTATGACAGCTTTGATGCTCCCAG TGACTACATAATCAAGGAGAAGACTGTACTCCTGCAAAAAAAGGACAGCGAGGGTTTCGGCTTTGTGCTGCGAGGGGCCAAGG CTCAGACTCCCATCGAGGAGTTCACTCCCACCCCGGCCTTTCCAGCACTGCAGTACCTGGAGTCGGTCGACGAGGGAGGTGTAGCCTGGAGAGCTGGTCTGAGGATGGGAGACTTCCTGATCGAG GTGAACGGTCAGAATGTGGTGAAGGTGGGGCACAGGCAGGTGGTCAACATGATCAGGCAAGGCGGCAACGCTCTCATGGTCAAGGTCGTCATGGTAACCCGCAACCCGGACATGGAGGAAGGCCAAAGAAAGAAAA TACCCCAGCAGAGTAAGAGACTAACCACCCCCGCCATTGCTCTGCGATCCAAATCCATGACCTCCGAACTGGAAGAGATGG TAGAGAGAG CTGCTACcccctggaaaaaaaaaacag AACTGGAGTCTTCCCAAGTTACAGAGAAGAAGAGAACAGTCTATCAAATGGCTTTGA ATAAACTAGATGAGATTCTTGCAGCAGCTCAGCAGACAATCAGCACCAATGAGGGGCAGGGGGCACGGGTTCAGGgcacaaagagagacaggggcCGGGGATCCTTTTACGCCAACGAG CCAAATTACGACCAATCAGGAATGACAATGACTGGCCTGGGTTATGACCGCGCCCAGTTTGTGTCAGGTCATGCCCCTCCTCACGGTATGCTGCGACAGAAATCCATCG GCGTGCCTGAAGAGGACAAGTCCTATCTCAATCCTCCAGCCATGAAGCTCTCCCGCAGTCTGTCAGTGCCCAGCCCAGACGAcatccccccgccccccaccacCGCCCCGCCAGACCCCCCCTTCTCCTCTGCCCCGCCCCTGGGCTGGAGGGGGGCCAAGTCTTCTCAGCAGCCATCTGTGTCCGTGTCCCAGTCCACGTCCACGGCGGCCCACTACCAGCTCTACTCCCAGTCGGTTCACTTCACCCACGGGGGCCGTGAGAGGTCAGGGGCCCCCAGCACCGgcccggggggagggggggtggaccATGCGCACCAGTACTCCAACGCCCCTGCCCACTCAGCCCAGAGCCGGACGGCCTCCAGGAAAGGGGGCTATCAGGGGGAGCCTGTTGGACCCGGAGGCGCAGGGGTGGGAGCCAAGGCTACAGGTCTAAGGAGGGGTTACAGCAACGCTGTCCCTCCTTCCAGCATCGCCACGGTGATGCCCCTGCAGCAACAGGCCGCCCAGAGCCAGGCCCAGCGGGTGGAGCGCAGCACCGGAGGTGGGGCCCCCAAAGGAGTGGGGGCACGGAGAGGGAAGGGCCCCCTGGTGAAGCAGTCTAAAGTAGAGGACCTACGGGCTGGGCAGGGCACCTCAGTGGAGAAGAGCTCCATCCCCATTCCAACCATCATCGTGAAGGCCCCTTCCACCAGCAGCAGTGGGCGGAGCAGCCAGGGCAGCAGCGTGGAGGCAGAGCAACCCCCACCGGGAGAGCCCGACACGACCCCCCATCGGCCCCCGTCCACCCCAGCCCCGCAGCCCCCGGCTCCCCCTTCCATCCCGGCTCCGCCGCCCCCCACCCTCCGAGGCCAGGACAGTGACTTCACCAGCCAGTTCGGGGCGGCGATTGTCGGCGCGGCCCGCCGGGACAGGGAGCGCTTCCACGAGGCCCGCAGAAAGAGCGCCTCCATCTTCATGTCCGCCGAGGAGGAGTTGGggccggggggagggggggcgggcAGGACTCAGGCCGCTCAGCACGAGCAGCTCAGCTCCCAGCCCGGTGTCCCCGCCCCGCGCCTGCGACCCTCCAAGTCTATCGATGAGGGAATGTTCTCCGGGGACACCTTCATCCAACACACCCGCAGCATGCCCCCGGCCTTTGGCCTGCCGGAGTACTCCTCCCCGGCACCGGACTACCAGCCCAAGTCTGTCCCAGCCGACTTCTACGGGGCATCTGGtcgacagcagcagcagcagcaacagcagcagatcCACTCTGGCACCACCTTCATCCACCCCCTGACGGGGAAGGTTCTGGATCCCTCGTCCCCCCTGGGCCTGGCTCTGGCAGCCAGGGAGCGGGCCCTGAAGGACGACGGCAGactgaggagggagaggggcgCCGAGCACCAGTTCGGGCGACAGATGTCGACTGCGGGGGCGTTCCCCAGCCAGGCAACCGCCCCAGGTCCGGCTTCCTCTGCATCTCAGCCCTCCAGCTCCTCCTACCTGGTCACGTCCTCCTCCCTGGCGGCCACCACCCATTCCATCGGCCGACCCCCCTCCCCGAGGATCCTCAGGAGTGCAGGCTGGggtgaggaggggggaggagcagagcgggagagggagggaggcggtGCCAGGGAGGGGCTGAGGGTTCGCTTCTCTGAGGACAAAACGATTCACACCCACCACTACCAGTCCCAACCCTACCAACCTACCTacaaggaggagagggaaagggagagggagaggtcgCGGGAGAGGTCGAGGGAGAGgtcgagggagagagacagagatagagagagctACATCGAGCAGCAAGCTACCCAGCAGCCCCCTCAGCCCTCGCACCAGCCCCCCCGCAGGCCGTCCTTCCTGAGGATGGAGAGTGAGGCGGGTGCCTACATCCTGTCCCTGACTCCTCCGTCTCCCCCCCGCCACAGCCGCCCCGTCTCATCCTCCGGGGGGAGGGGGTTCTGGAGGCAGTGGCCTCATGGTTCTGCCACCCCCTGCCCCCTCGGTGGATGCGGATGA
- the LOC105012999 gene encoding SH3 and multiple ankyrin repeat domains protein 1 isoform X3: protein MTMPLSPLSSDEDRHRMLGNPRHLYPGAEEEEEEEEEEEEGDDDDRDDEGEDVENGELEGEEEDEEEEVEEVRRGGRDEGYRQSVKMAGRPPGDRQIRPGNTGHAANPYSSNPGPNHQQPANQQQKRLRERSSSTAPPEDAHIAMMVFRIGIPDIKQTKCLRFNPDATVWKAKQQVLCSLTESLRDVLNYGLFQPATDGHDAKFLEEERLLREYPQSFEKGVPYLEFRYKTRVYKQTNLDEKQLAKLHTKASLKKFMDYIQSGSVDKMAKFLDKGLDPNYQDPDTGETPLTLAVQCEPGGGEAIRVLVLGGAHLDFRAKDGLTPLHKAVRSHGHTALLTLLSLGASPDYKDRRGLTPLYHTVLTGGDTSCCETLLYHHAKLAVRDENGWDETHQACQNGNSQHLEHLLFYGADSTSQNASGNTALHICALYNKESCARILLYRGANKDTKNNSGQTPFQVAVMSGHFELGEIIKNHRDTDVVPFLESPKYAPQRRESAPRTLAPPHPHPFLRANSDNSMNLPDWMALPNTTGSNIVSVQGYKHSGTLRSSSSPRGARTRSPSRGRIGDKDDRSRQSRRQGGGVGGVGSVSSGAGIAAGGQRRRLYSAVPGRVFVATRSHSAQGDREISFSKGDKVKVLSVGEGGFWEGTVKGRTGWFPSDCVEEVAVRSQDNRSESRSDKAKRLFRHYTVGSYDSFDAPSDYIIKEKTVLLQKKDSEGFGFVLRGAKAQTPIEEFTPTPAFPALQYLESVDEGGVAWRAGLRMGDFLIEVNGQNVVKVGHRQVVNMIRQGGNALMVKVVMVTRNPDMEEGQRKKIPQQSKRLTTPAIALRSKSMTSELEEMVERAATPWKKKTDKLDEILAAAQQTISTNEGQGARVQGTKRDRGRGSFYANEPNYDQSGMTMTGLGYDRAQFVSGHAPPHGMLRQKSIGVPEEDKSYLNPPAMKLSRSLSVPSPDDIPPPPTTAPPDPPFSSAPPLGWRGAKSSQQPSVSVSQSTSTAAHYQLYSQSVHFTHGGRERSGAPSTGPGGGGVDHAHQYSNAPAHSAQSRTASRKGGYQGEPVGPGGAGVGAKATGLRRGYSNAVPPSSIATVMPLQQQAAQSQAQRVERSTGGGAPKGVGARRGKGPLVKQSKVEDLRAGQGTSVEKSSIPIPTIIVKAPSTSSSGRSSQGSSVEAEQPPPGEPDTTPHRPPSTPAPQPPAPPSIPAPPPPTLRGQDSDFTSQFGAAIVGAARRDRERFHEARRKSASIFMSAEEELGPGGGGAGRTQAAQHEQLSSQPGVPAPRLRPSKSIDEGMFSGDTFIQHTRSMPPAFGLPEYSSPAPDYQPKSVPADFYGASGRQQQQQQQQQIHSGTTFIHPLTGKVLDPSSPLGLALAARERALKDDGRLRRERGAEHQFGRQMSTAGAFPSQATAPGPASSASQPSSSSYLVTSSSLAATTHSIGRPPSPRILRSAGWGEEGGGAEREREGGGAREGLRVRFSEDKTIHTHHYQSQPYQPTYKEERERERERSRERSRERSRERDRDRESYIEQQATQQPPQPSHQPPRRPSFLRMESEAGAYILSLTPPSPPRHSRPVSSSGGRGFWRQWPHGSATPCPLGGCG, encoded by the exons AAGTGTTTGCGGTTCAACCCGGATGCAACTGTGTGGAAAGCCAAGCAGCAAGTATTGTGTTCTCTAACAGAGTCGCTGCGTGACGTGTTGAACTATGGCCTGTTCCAACCGGCCACCGATGGCCATGACGCCAAGttcctggaggaggagaggttgcTGCGAGAGTACCCACAATCCTTTGAGAAAGGGGTACCATATTTGGAG TTTCGCTATAAGACGAGAGTCTACAAACAGACCAACCTAGATGAGAAACAGTTGGCTAAACTGCACACTAAG gccagtctgaagaAGTTTATGGATTACATTCAAAGTGGCTCTGTGGACAAGATGGCCAAGTTCTTGGATAAAGGACTTGACCCCAACTACCAGGACCCTGACACGGGAG AGACCCCTCTGACCTTAGCCGTGCAGTGTGAGCCGGGCGGAGGGGAGGCCATAAGGGTGCTGGTGCTGGGAGGGGCTCACCTGGACTTCAGGGCAAAAGACGGACTCACACCTTTACACAAGGCTGTCCGCAGCCACGGCCACACGGCCCTACTG ACCCTGTTGTCTCTGGGGGCGTCTCCGGACTATAAGGACCGGCGAGGGCTGACCCCGCTCTACCACACTGTGCTGACAGGGGGCGACACTTCCTGCTGTGAGACGCTGCTCTACCACCACGCCAAGCTGGCTGTCAGGGATGAGAACGGCTGGGATGAGACACACCAG GCCTGTCAGAATGGCAACTCCCAGCATCTGGAGCACCTTCTTTTCTATGGGGCAGACTCCACATCCCAGAATGCCTCAGGAAACACTGCCTTGCACATTTGTGCTTTATACAACAAG GAAAGCTGTGCACGAATTCTGTTGTACAGGGGGGCAAATAAAGACACAAAGAATAACAGTGGGCAGACCCCATTTCAG GTGGCTGTCATGTCCGGTCATTTTGAGCTAGGAGAGATCATCAAAAACCACCGGGACACAGATGTAG TACCTTTTCTTGAATCGCCCAAATACGCTCCTCAGAGGCGAGAGAGTGCTCCACGGACCCTGGCCCCACCCCATCCGCACCCCTTCCTGCGGGCCAACAGTGATAACAGCATGAACCTGCCTGATTGGATGGCCCTGCCCAATACCACAGGCTCCAACATCGTCTCAGTACAG ggtTATAAGCATTCAGGTACCCTGCGAAGCTCCAGTAGTCCCCGCGGGGCGCGGACTCGCTCCCCGTCCCGAGGCAGAATAGGGGATAAGGAtgataggagccggcagagtcGGAGACAGGGTGGAGGAGTAGGAGG GGTGGGGTCTGTCAGCAGTGGTGCTGGTATAGCAGCAGGGGGCCAGCGGAGGCGTCTCTACAGCGCCGTCCCAGGACGGGTGTTTGTGGCCACTCGTTCCCACTCTGCCCAGGGAGACCGAGAGATCAGCTTCAGCAAGGGAGACAAAgtaaaag TGCTGAGTGTGGGCGAGGGGGGGTTCTGGGAGGGCACGGTTAAGGGACGGACCGGCTGGTTCCCCTCAGACTGTGTAGAGGAGGTGGCAGTCCGTAGCCAGGACAACCGTTCAG AGAGCCGCAGTGACAAAGCCAAAAGACTGTTCCGCCATTACACAGTGGGCTCCTATGACAGCTTTGATGCTCCCAG TGACTACATAATCAAGGAGAAGACTGTACTCCTGCAAAAAAAGGACAGCGAGGGTTTCGGCTTTGTGCTGCGAGGGGCCAAGG CTCAGACTCCCATCGAGGAGTTCACTCCCACCCCGGCCTTTCCAGCACTGCAGTACCTGGAGTCGGTCGACGAGGGAGGTGTAGCCTGGAGAGCTGGTCTGAGGATGGGAGACTTCCTGATCGAG GTGAACGGTCAGAATGTGGTGAAGGTGGGGCACAGGCAGGTGGTCAACATGATCAGGCAAGGCGGCAACGCTCTCATGGTCAAGGTCGTCATGGTAACCCGCAACCCGGACATGGAGGAAGGCCAAAGAAAGAAAA TACCCCAGCAGAGTAAGAGACTAACCACCCCCGCCATTGCTCTGCGATCCAAATCCATGACCTCCGAACTGGAAGAGATGG TAGAGAGAG CTGCTACcccctggaaaaaaaaaacag ATAAACTAGATGAGATTCTTGCAGCAGCTCAGCAGACAATCAGCACCAATGAGGGGCAGGGGGCACGGGTTCAGGgcacaaagagagacaggggcCGGGGATCCTTTTACGCCAACGAG CCAAATTACGACCAATCAGGAATGACAATGACTGGCCTGGGTTATGACCGCGCCCAGTTTGTGTCAGGTCATGCCCCTCCTCACGGTATGCTGCGACAGAAATCCATCG GCGTGCCTGAAGAGGACAAGTCCTATCTCAATCCTCCAGCCATGAAGCTCTCCCGCAGTCTGTCAGTGCCCAGCCCAGACGAcatccccccgccccccaccacCGCCCCGCCAGACCCCCCCTTCTCCTCTGCCCCGCCCCTGGGCTGGAGGGGGGCCAAGTCTTCTCAGCAGCCATCTGTGTCCGTGTCCCAGTCCACGTCCACGGCGGCCCACTACCAGCTCTACTCCCAGTCGGTTCACTTCACCCACGGGGGCCGTGAGAGGTCAGGGGCCCCCAGCACCGgcccggggggagggggggtggaccATGCGCACCAGTACTCCAACGCCCCTGCCCACTCAGCCCAGAGCCGGACGGCCTCCAGGAAAGGGGGCTATCAGGGGGAGCCTGTTGGACCCGGAGGCGCAGGGGTGGGAGCCAAGGCTACAGGTCTAAGGAGGGGTTACAGCAACGCTGTCCCTCCTTCCAGCATCGCCACGGTGATGCCCCTGCAGCAACAGGCCGCCCAGAGCCAGGCCCAGCGGGTGGAGCGCAGCACCGGAGGTGGGGCCCCCAAAGGAGTGGGGGCACGGAGAGGGAAGGGCCCCCTGGTGAAGCAGTCTAAAGTAGAGGACCTACGGGCTGGGCAGGGCACCTCAGTGGAGAAGAGCTCCATCCCCATTCCAACCATCATCGTGAAGGCCCCTTCCACCAGCAGCAGTGGGCGGAGCAGCCAGGGCAGCAGCGTGGAGGCAGAGCAACCCCCACCGGGAGAGCCCGACACGACCCCCCATCGGCCCCCGTCCACCCCAGCCCCGCAGCCCCCGGCTCCCCCTTCCATCCCGGCTCCGCCGCCCCCCACCCTCCGAGGCCAGGACAGTGACTTCACCAGCCAGTTCGGGGCGGCGATTGTCGGCGCGGCCCGCCGGGACAGGGAGCGCTTCCACGAGGCCCGCAGAAAGAGCGCCTCCATCTTCATGTCCGCCGAGGAGGAGTTGGggccggggggagggggggcgggcAGGACTCAGGCCGCTCAGCACGAGCAGCTCAGCTCCCAGCCCGGTGTCCCCGCCCCGCGCCTGCGACCCTCCAAGTCTATCGATGAGGGAATGTTCTCCGGGGACACCTTCATCCAACACACCCGCAGCATGCCCCCGGCCTTTGGCCTGCCGGAGTACTCCTCCCCGGCACCGGACTACCAGCCCAAGTCTGTCCCAGCCGACTTCTACGGGGCATCTGGtcgacagcagcagcagcagcaacagcagcagatcCACTCTGGCACCACCTTCATCCACCCCCTGACGGGGAAGGTTCTGGATCCCTCGTCCCCCCTGGGCCTGGCTCTGGCAGCCAGGGAGCGGGCCCTGAAGGACGACGGCAGactgaggagggagaggggcgCCGAGCACCAGTTCGGGCGACAGATGTCGACTGCGGGGGCGTTCCCCAGCCAGGCAACCGCCCCAGGTCCGGCTTCCTCTGCATCTCAGCCCTCCAGCTCCTCCTACCTGGTCACGTCCTCCTCCCTGGCGGCCACCACCCATTCCATCGGCCGACCCCCCTCCCCGAGGATCCTCAGGAGTGCAGGCTGGggtgaggaggggggaggagcagagcgggagagggagggaggcggtGCCAGGGAGGGGCTGAGGGTTCGCTTCTCTGAGGACAAAACGATTCACACCCACCACTACCAGTCCCAACCCTACCAACCTACCTacaaggaggagagggaaagggagagggagaggtcgCGGGAGAGGTCGAGGGAGAGgtcgagggagagagacagagatagagagagctACATCGAGCAGCAAGCTACCCAGCAGCCCCCTCAGCCCTCGCACCAGCCCCCCCGCAGGCCGTCCTTCCTGAGGATGGAGAGTGAGGCGGGTGCCTACATCCTGTCCCTGACTCCTCCGTCTCCCCCCCGCCACAGCCGCCCCGTCTCATCCTCCGGGGGGAGGGGGTTCTGGAGGCAGTGGCCTCATGGTTCTGCCACCCCCTGCCCCCTCGGTGGATGCGGATGA